One window of the Cryptomeria japonica chromosome 7, Sugi_1.0, whole genome shotgun sequence genome contains the following:
- the LOC131046513 gene encoding uncharacterized protein LOC131046513, with protein sequence MALLSFLKALMAALFTTFSFLKALINKKELYATGQAGDGREKAMLAHVIRTAEKGNPLSVLNVMDAYAKTSGWLMNIGDDKGPILDQALDKYNPRVVIELGTFCGYSAVRIASQLHKEGSKLITFEMSPDNYNIARQIIEHAGLSSKVVSVQGKFNERLDVAKQFLKEMNTTHFDFVFIDHWVHSYMPDYLLLKENEMLGKGTGVIADNMGAFIGPADFRKYVKTHPEELETVEYKSNAEYLWWFPDSITVSTFKPFTRFY encoded by the exons ATGGCTCTGCTCTCCTTTCTGAAAGCATTGATGGCAGCTCTATTCACGACCTTCTCCTTCCTGAAAGCATTGATCAACAAGAAGGAGCTCTATGCGACGGGCCAAGCAGGGGACGGGCGAGAGAAAGCTATGCTCGCCCATGTCATCAGAACCGCTGAAAAGGGCAATCCTCTTTCTGTGTTAAATGTAATGGACGCCTATGCGAAAACCTCTGGCTGGTTGATGAACATTGGCGACGACAAGGGACCCATTTTAGATCAGGCCCTTGATAAATATAATCCAAGGGTAGTTATTGAACTCGGTACATTCTGCGGGTATTCTGCTGTGAGGATTGCTTCGCAGCTGCACAAGGAGGGCAGTAAGCTTATCACTTTTGAGATGAGCCCAGATAACTACAATATCGCCAGGCAAATCATAGAGCACGCAG GGCTGTCGTCCAAAGTCGTTTCCGTGCAAGGGAAATTCAACGAGCGCCTTGACGTAGCCAAACAATTTTTGAAGGAGATGAATACTACTCATTTTGATTTCGTTTTCATCGACCACTGGGTACACAGCTATATGCCAGATTATCTTCTACTGAAGGAGAATGAGATGTTGGGGAAGGGCACCGGAGTAATTGCAGACAATATGGGCGCTTTCATAGGACCTGCGGACTTTAGGAAATATGTGAAAACGCACCCGGAGGAACTTGAGACTGTTGAATACAAGAGCAATGCAGAGTACCTTTGGTGGTTCCCAGACAGCATCACTGTTTCTACTTTTAAGCCATTCACTAGGTTCTACTAA